A stretch of Brevundimonas naejangsanensis DNA encodes these proteins:
- a CDS encoding metallophosphoesterase family protein — protein MGRVLQFSDVHFGCEHVHATAAALDYARGAGADLILVTGDITQRGLPAEFAAAAAWLEALPAPVFVTVGNHDVPYWDVAARLFWPWRAFERATGHPAHDHEFRHDALMVRGVTTARGWQARPNWSKGVIDLDQTRRAAEALRRAPAGALRVLACHHPLIEMIGAPMTGAVKRGEAAARIFAEAGVDLVVSGHVHVPFALPIRLADHCSYAVGCGTLSHRERGAPPSFNRIEWDVEAVTVSAVAWDGRGFADHQIWRLPRRRAEAP, from the coding sequence GTGGGGCGGGTCCTACAGTTCTCGGACGTGCATTTCGGCTGCGAGCATGTTCACGCGACGGCGGCGGCGCTGGACTACGCCCGGGGCGCCGGGGCCGACCTGATCCTGGTCACCGGCGACATCACCCAGCGCGGCCTGCCCGCCGAGTTCGCCGCCGCCGCCGCCTGGCTTGAGGCCCTGCCCGCGCCGGTCTTCGTCACCGTGGGCAACCACGACGTGCCCTATTGGGACGTGGCGGCGCGGCTGTTCTGGCCCTGGCGCGCCTTCGAACGGGCGACGGGTCATCCGGCCCACGACCACGAGTTCCGCCACGACGCCCTGATGGTGCGCGGCGTGACCACGGCGCGCGGCTGGCAGGCGCGGCCCAACTGGTCCAAGGGCGTGATCGATCTCGACCAGACGCGCCGGGCGGCCGAGGCCCTGCGCCGGGCGCCCGCCGGAGCGCTGCGCGTCCTGGCCTGCCACCATCCTTTGATCGAGATGATCGGCGCCCCCATGACCGGCGCGGTCAAGCGCGGCGAGGCCGCCGCCCGCATCTTCGCCGAGGCCGGGGTCGACCTGGTGGTCAGCGGCCATGTCCATGTGCCCTTCGCCCTGCCCATCCGCCTGGCCGACCACTGTTCCTATGCGGTCGGCTGCGGGACGCTGTCGCACCGCGAGCGCGGGGCGCCGCCCAGTTTCAACCGCATCGAGTGGGACGTCGAGGCGGTGACGGTCTCGGCCGTAGCCTGGGACGGGCGGGGCTTCGCCGACCACCAGATCTGGCGTCTGCCGCGCCGCAGGGCTGAGGCGCCCTGA